AAGAACGGTCTCTTTATATCTTGGAGGTTGTTAAATAGTTAAAATAATTCAGCTCCATCCTGCATAAGATGCAGGCTTGTGAGTCAGAGACagtcttctttttctcttgaGGCAATCAAGAgttaaaacaaattttacatataacaacttaaaaatgaataaagggACAGTTCTATGTGTCAAAATCTACATTTAAGGAATTTGGCAAAGGTTTTATTTCAGTCCATCACATCAGTATTTGTAAGACATGTAGAATTTACCTGATTTTCTTCAATTTATTGAAGAATTTCACTATTATTTCAAACATTCATCATCTTTTTTACACAAGGAGGAGAGTTCTTTTTCCTCAGTCACAGACGTTTGATGATGGTATAGGTCGACCCACATCCAAGACACCTTGTATTTCTATTACTGTACGTTCGTCTTGGCTGCTGATAGGCCAGCTGGTAGCCTGCTTCTCACTGGACTTACTGTATATCCCACTAATCCTATTCCACTAGAATGAGGCTCCAAGGGCAGGGGGTTAACATGAGATTTGGAGACCCTGCACACCCttttaacccctaacccccttaGCCTGAGAGCAATCAGTAAATCTAATACTGGAAGCTGagtggctggaaaaaaaaatagaccaagtaatttaaaaaacccccaacatcAGCAGGTTTGGAGCAACGAAGATTCGACAGTTCCCTCAGATTATTAAGCCTTtcaaagaacaggaagtgggttACATTTTTCTTGCATAAAGAAATGAGATTGGCCTTGTTCAACATTCTCATCTGACACATCAGTTTACAGGAAAGCACACCAACTGGTTGGTCGGGACCCCTGACatccccctccaccaccacacaGTCATATGAACCGGTTAGGTTGTGTTTTATCTTAATGAAAGGTGTCACGTGGTTATAAGGAACATTTCTTGTACAACTGCAgctgactttttaaaataagtaaTCCCTAACTATTGttgcatctatctatctatctatctatctatctatctatctatctatctatctatctatctatctatctatctatctatctatctatctatctatctatctatctatcttcacAGAGTCCAcaaccatccattcatccatccatccatccacattcagctgctcctctgcctcctgtcaCTTCCAAACATATTCAAATGTGCTGTTAGATGTTATCACACATGCATTCCGATGTAAATGATGAATTATTCCACCCACACGTGGAAAGACAATGAATGCACTTtgaacaacaagaaacaaacaaacgtgtATTTGTGCTGTGTGGTTCTTTACCGGCAGCCGGCCGGAGGATGCTCTGATGGGCTTCGCCTCCGGTCCATTAGGGGTTGAATAAAGGCTGTTGGCTCTTTGTTCGGCCTCGGTCGTGTTGCAGATCTGGGTGAAGTAGCCGGTCGGAACCGTGTGTATTAACGGGCTGGACAGTCCGCTGCTGAAGAAGTCAGTCTTCACTGCTGCGGTGGACAGGACCTTCATCTTGGGCTGGGAGCAGGGCAGGCCGGCCTGGTGCCGACCCGCCGCCGGGGAGACGCGTCTGGGCATCCTCATCATGTTCCTGAGTCCAACTAAAGCTGAGGTAGTCGAAATGTGTGATGGTGGTGAGCACTCAGCGCGCAACCCCTCTTTTAGTAGTCCGTAGCTGCTGCTTTATACTAAATATATAATATCTACTCTTATAAAATAGCCATACGACCTAGATGAGTCAATGAAATGTGAAAGTTAAAAGCAACCCTGACGTTATTTCCTGTTCATGTTCGACAGTAACTGCAGCAGACGGGTCGCTGTTGTTTCCTTTGTCCGTTAAAGTGCAGATCCAACTTGCCTtacaagttattttaaaaaaaagtgtcggCTGAGGAAATGTGAAACATCCAGAATTTGTTAAAGTCCGATAGCAGAGGGCTTCCACGTCTCAGTGATCCGGGCTCCACCTCGTCTTCTCCAGCCTCGTCTCCTTCCTTCTGCTCCTTCCGCTCGGGCAGTGACTCCTGTCCGTCCAGCTCACAGCTCCGCGCTCCATACAAGGGGACAAGAGATGGGGAAGAACAGTATTTTAGCGCCAAACTTGCTCCCGCGAAATTTAGATCTCCCGCGGTTAGAAgtcgcctctgattggctgacggcacGCTCTGTGTGTCATATTTGCATTAAACAGTCATAAGCGGGTGGCGCTGCTCTTCTTAAAGAGACAGTAGCAGGAGTTCCACATAAAGCACTTGCTCTCAAGCTTGAGGCGCATGACTGAGTGAATAAATATAATCAGATATACAAAGCTCTTGTAACTGTGTTAGTAACACGATTTACTTGTTGTTTACAAGCAAACGACAAACTGACACATGTCTGGTGTCCTTCAGCATCCTGACCTTCTTCCTTTCCTGTCCATCACTGCAgaatctatgtatgtatgtatgtatgtatgtatgtatgtatgtatgtatgtatgtatgtatgtatgtatgtatgtatgtatgtatgtatgtatgtatgtatgtatgtatgtatgtatgtatgcatctatctatctatctatctatctatctatctatctatctatctatctatctatctatctatctatctatctatctatctatctatctatctatctatctatctttctatctatctatctatctgtctatctgtctgtctgtgtatttgttaaaatgtattttaataaaacgTCAGCTCACTACACTTGCGAAAAAGTTGAAGACATTAGGTGAGGTCATGTGAAGTGATTCattataaattatatgtaaatattaGTTTGAAGTTAACTTCCAGGATCTGTTCTATAATGTAGGGCAGTTACATTGTTCCTAAGCCAGTATAACACACTGGATGTAAGAATACTGTGGCCTGACTATAGTTCAAACAAAGAACTACTCCTAGTAAAGTGCTACTGGGAGAAGTTCACAGATAATTATTGATAATTGGATTCATTCAGTACAACTCTtgcccattggctcagaggagATATTGAAAGAAAACAACCCCTCCCCCAAACACAGCTACCAAACCCAGCCATATGACTTGACCCCCATTGGCCAAGACAAAAACAGGCTTGCGACGAAGGCCGGGCTATTGTCATGTCTTTGTTTGAAATATATATAGTCagttgaaataataaaatctaaaatgttataaatgaagtggggttttttttttaaattactccAAGACAGGATGCAATGACTTTATGAACAATATATCCAAAATATTGAGGTTGTGGGAAAAAACTGGTACAGTGCTTTTGTTCATTTAGATAACATATGTCAACATTGCAGATAATGTGTgacatgaataaattaatgttaaattaattaatatttaaattagaaaaaaggaaaagtcacaataataaaaatctCCGTTCTGTTTCTATCTTGTATTTGACTACAAAAGGCAAGGGACAGGATCAGCTGCTTAGCCTCAGAGCGCCATCTAATGGACAGCAGAAGTAAgatcgcgtgtgtgtgtgtgtgtgtgtgtgtgtgtgtgtgtgtgtgtgtgtgtgtgtgtgtgtgtgtgtgtgtgtgtgtgtgtgtgtgtgtgtgtgtgtgtgtgtgtgtgtgcatggttgtatgtctttgtgtgtgtgtccgcggtgcactggcgtcgtgcccggagtgtcccccgcctcacgccctatgccgccgacataggctccggctccccgtgacccgctgcggcggatacagcggtggtaatctgaagatgactgactgacagatttCATCATCTGTAACGAACCTCTAGTGGTAAAACGGGATGGAAGCAGGCTGTTGttgccactagatggcgctgtAATCTCATTATTGAAGACCCGGCCCATTCCATTCAACCTTTTGCTGAAGAGTTTGTTGTTCATCATCTTTGTAAATCAACTAAAAACTACggtatttaaaaaacaaaaaacaaatatacaacAACGGACACAACGAAGACCAGAAGCATTTTCTGTTGTTGAAATATCGCTGCTAAATGAAGCATAGTCAGCCTTGGCactcactaaaaaaaaatgtccgaAAGTTCACTAGGTGGAGTAGTATGACAAGATTTCAAGGCACTAAACACAACTGACCAGGAGTCATGAGAGTTGAGTTTTCCTTATTAATGCATAAATGTTGCTTTACATGTAGGGCAGTCATCTTCCAAGATCAGTGAAGCACCATTTTAAGTGGAGCAGGaatgctgctgcctcacagcaagaattcAGGGTATTAATCCAGATGTGAGGTTGTCATGTTGTGCCTGTGTGTCAGATAGGGTTCCCCTCCTGTTAGTCCAGCTCTCCAATAGTTAAAATACatccaatatacagtattagtaAGGAATTACTGATTACATTTCCCAAAGGAATGGATTTAGGCATGTGTGGTTGTTGCTCATTGATCGTGATGTAAAAGTCTTGATTTATGAATAATAAGCCTCCATAATTTAGAAAGTTAAGCTACTTCAGACTGGTAGCTTTTATTTCTTgggaaaataaattgtttgatTCCAAACCACTTAACCTCAAGATTATTCAGAAATGGTACTACACCCTGTAGCATCATTTTGTACCAtcctaaaacaaaacatttagacAAGCAACATTTAGATCAGCCTTAACTCCATGAAATCACCAGAGCTCAAACATAACGTTATATCAAACACactatgaagaaaaaaactctttcacattttttttatttctttacataaGAACATACATACAAAGCACACTTCATAAAGAGTTTATAAAACTCACAGTACATTGTCTGTAGAAATAACACAATCCCTacaaacatttacaataaaCTCTAGTATAGAGTTCTGATTATATCTAAGGAAACTCAAACTcccattcagaaaaaaacatctacaTTTCAtgccttacacacacacacatacacacacacacacacacacacacacacacacacacacacacacacacacacacagtggataTGTACACGTCAGTATGAATTCTTAATAGTTTCCAGATCGTTAGAAATCAGATTGCATGATAATGAAGGGGTCATTAAATGAGATGGGAGATTTGGTGTCGAAAGGGTTTGCGTTTTGGCGTTGATTTTAACccacaaaaaagtttgtttggaatgcaacacattaaaaaaaggcaaaataacAATGTACCAATAATTCTACTTCTACATACAGGGGATCCAAAGGGTTTTTTCTTCACAAGCAGGGCAATATAAAGCCAGTTGCTTTCAGTTTCTAATCCTGGCTTCTGCTTTGGTGTGTTGATTTGGCTGTCCAGGGGCCAAACAATGAGTCTCTGTTTTCTTGCTCATGCACTACTGTTGATCCCCTCTCATCTTGGAAATGGTCCACTTTTTTACTTGTCTTTCTTTAAACCAtccacctccctcctcctccttcttcttcttctcttccaaaTACCTATCCCACCCTTTCTGCCCCTCTTGTCCTCTTGCCCGCAGTGAAGTGGAGACATGTGTTTCCCCGCACCTGCatggagagaaaggaagaaaagtgAAGTCAGATCTCTCCTCTCACCCTCCCTCCCTGCAGAGGAGAGCAGACAGACTGGCGCCTAGCATGGAACTTTCATTAACCCCAGGCAGATAGCGAGGAATCGGCTGCGTATTCAATGGTCCATTCTAATTGGCTGCCCCGCTGAACGCGGATGGAAAAGCTTCTCATCTTCCAACAGAAAAACTTAGTATTTCAAgcttaaataaaaaataaagtctaGTCATTGTTACTCATAGAGTAAATATGTTCAACTCATGATCACACTGTTTCAGGAGGATAGGATGGATAATTCAAATGATAAACACTTACCATAACGCGCCAAGGGTCCGACCTAGTGGCACAACCGCTTTTCCTCTTTGGAGAAATTACGAGTAAGATCCGCAGCCTGGATGGAGAGCAGGAAGAaaggggttagatggagacactTTTTACTCTTACTGCAGTACAGTAACAGTACACAATCAAGACTGTGCGGGGGTGGAACACGTTTCCCAGAAACACAACAAGCTGAGAACATCTGCTGCCGCATCACAGTTATACATCAGAGGAGGGATTGTTACAAAAATCCACAGGAAGCAATGTTAAATGTGgtttaattgaaattaaaatatgaagaaaaaaatcaacacagacTGCTGATCGTTGAGGTAAAAGCGTCCGCATCTTCTCCCCCTCACCTTTATTGACAAAAGCACCTCCGGCGCGGCTGAGTCCTCCGCCTCCAATGCGATCTGCAGGTCGAAGATGTAGTCGATGACGTGCTGCAGGATCTCCACCTGGCTGACCGACTCGTTCTGGGGGATGCTGGGCACCAGCTCCTTCAGCTTGGAGTAGCAGTCGTTCATGTCGCACAGGGCGCCCACCGGCTCCTCCAGACACGAGTGTTTATTCCGGCTGATGGCGAGGCTCTGCTCCGAGATGCAGCACACGGCCTTGTAGCAGCTCCTCACCGAGCGGACGGGGCTGATCGCTTTCATGGTGGAACCGGAAGGTGAAACGATAGCGACAAAGCTCCAAAATGCTAAAGCAGATTGTTTAATGCGGGTGTTTTCTTCTCCAGCACAGTCCTAGAAGCGATAATGTTCCGACAGCGATGTACAGTTAGGCTTTTATACGCTTCACGCCCGCTAACGCCCCCTTTCTCACCgcgggctctgattggtcagtgtaCACGGCAAGCGGAATCTCATTGGCTAGCATCACCTTGTAGACGGGGTGGAAAGAATGAGGAAACTAGGCTGTGATGCCTTCAGGGTTTTGTCAATCGAATATTTACCTTTCAGGTGGTGACATTTATCTAAGAAGAATAGAAAAATGTTCCCACAGTTAGTCAAAGTTTAGAAAAACTCACGACTAACTTTAAGAATGAGGAGACGAGTTTCTAAACgaatattaaatgtgttttgataCAGTTTAGATTTCACTTAACTTCCAtaagatagatatatagatagatagatagatagatagatagatagatagatagatagatagatagatagatagatagatagatagatagatagatagatagatagatagatagatagatagaagcCTTAGATTCAATAGATAGACATCAAAATGCAGTTTTGGAACGAAAATATGATATTTCTGTAATATAGTTAGATGAATATTACTTTAACTATTATTTTCACCTTTTAGGATCAAATAGCTAAACACTTTTTATTGCCTGAAACAATCTTGGGATTAGGATTAATTGATAGATATCAGGGCACTTGATCGGTTCAGTCACTCAATCTGACTGAACCGGTTTCTGAAGATGGTTCctaaaaatttaatattttacaaatattgTTCCTTTTTAGTTTACATCAAAGCACGTTCCGTTCTGCTCCTATTTGGGTCTTATTTTCCCCTTTTCTCACAATCCTGTTTTGTGGAGGAATGCAGGCCTGAGCCAGCTGTGTGTCCTATCCCGGCCCAGCTGTGTTGATCTAACGCGCCAGTCCTAGACATGCTGGCGCCAGCCTCCCGACGTCATCCATTCACCCCGACGcgcactccccccccccttcctcccttTGGCAGATGGCCCGCCCTCCCCAGTCCACCACCAAGAGGGGAGAGGAACAGAGGCGCTCAGAGATCCTATTGGATGAGACATTCTGTCAATCAGGGACGTGGATCTGCGCTCCTCCCGTCTGGAGTTGCgctaaaaaaaattagaggAAAACTTTGCAAATTCTCAGTAACTTGTGTAAAAACTAATATGCGGACATGAACTAGACTACAATGTCTTATGAAAAGTGACAGCCATCAAGTGATCTCTACTAAAACTGGGACAAATACAGAGTTTATTGTGATTAATTGCGTAGGATACGACCTAAAAAGGTCGCATGGAATTATTCACGTAACATTAACAGCCTAAAAaatgcccccccacccagaTCTGAGTTTATGAACAACCCGTTTCACTAGAAATGGTAGGTTATGTGACTCTGGCGAGGCTCTCAGAGGGAGGGTTAAAATTAACGCAGGATTGTATTTTTATGATGAAACGCTCACATTTGCGCGTAAGCGCGCAGAGGCTGGAGACACCCTACTCATCACGCAGAGGTTGAACAGATGTTCAAGTGCCTGCCTTCCTCCTGGCACTCACACCCCCGCCATCCTCCCCACAACCATTGACCCCGTATGAGAAGTCACCCATTTTAGAGCAAACCACAATATTGAACCATGAGACAGGACTTGAGTCCAGTGctatttttgaaatatattgTGTGAGCAGAGCACAGTATCCAAACAAGACTTTGACCTTAAATATCTTGCTTAAATATGTCAAGGGAGGACAAATATTGCCCCAAATTTCCCACGTCTGGTGGGAATATAATTGTATATTTGCGGAATGAACAGACTGGGTAGATTTCAGGAGTTTAGGGGTGTTCTACCaggaaaaaatacttttattagTTTATAGTGAGTCTTGGAGAAGTTCGAGTGACGAGTGTTGTTCGTTTATCTGCATATTTCAGAGTTTTCAGTGCGTAAATGCGCGCcttcaaacacagacacactcacacatacacacacagacacacacttactAGTGTGTctaagcagggatcaggtgctTGTCGGAAAGGCCCCGGACACAATCGGGTCTCTCTTTCAATGGATGGGAGAATTCCGAGCCTGGCGTCAGTGAGTCTGCCTCTCCccgctctccctctccctctccccgcTCCTCCGTGCAGCTGGACGCAGACAATCAAGCCATCAACAATCGCTGTGCATAATTAGCAACGCCTCcacttctcttctctctcaattaaatttcaatccgtcgtattttacagacaaaaatACAAGCCCGTCATAATAAACGTAAACGTCTATTCCTCTACTGCGCGTGTGTGAGGCCATACCTGCAggtcacccccccctcctcctcccccaaacacacacacacacacacacacacacacacacacacacacacacacacacacacacacacacacacacacacacacacacacacacacacacacacacacacacacacacacacctttctaTTACGGACTCAGACTAGAGAGCCCAAGGGGGTAAACCTCCATACTGTCATGTGGAGAGGCCTGCTTGTATGCAGAAGGTTATCTTTTCTACACACAAGAGGGtggggattgggggggggggtaattaagAAATGGTGAAACTGAATTCTCTGAAATGTGTGTCGTGCGATTCCTCTGCTTCTCCTCATTCCCCTGATTTCGCTCTATCCCCGATCAAAGACGCCACAGTCTTCCTCATCAGCTTTGAACGGCCCACAGATCCCAGTCTTTTGTTCCCATGTGACGCAGGCACTGAAGTGACATTTTATGCACATTGTTGATTTGCACTGGTCACTTGTTATTTATCTTAAAGTCTGTTTGTTCATGCTTATGCACAAAGATCTTGCTTGATTTTTAAGAGAGAGTGTCCCAAatgcattaagaaaaaaactctCATATAGGATATTcatggattcattcatttacaagCTATACGCCCATTGTGTGTGTAAGGAGGCATTGTACACACTGCACATCGAGATTAGGAACAGACATTCATATGTTCTGTGAAGGTCAAGCATTTTATGTCGATGAAACTGCTGCTTTCTGGCCAGCTGTTAAACATGCAAGTTCGATGTTGAGCCGGTTTACAGATGTGACTACATTCACACGCTTTCGAGGTGGATGACGACCCAACTGTTGATCCGAAATCAACAGTTGGGTCCTCATTAATGTCATCTGTTcctgtgttttaaaaatcagactCTTCCTCTTTGCATCAGTTGTGTTGATTGAAAACTTCAAGCTTTTGGCATGAAGTCAGTGAGATGTGCAAAAGGAAATATATGCATGCTTACCTATTATGGGTGCATATTATTAGTCCTTTCTACACGGAGATACGTCCTGCTGAGCAGGCACATCTGTAGGAGGCCTCTGTTTGTTTACAGTACACAAAACAATGGGTGCATAATGCCTCTCCCGTGTGTGATTTGAAATCACATGATGCTGCTCTGCAAGCAAACAGAACCACATCATCGTCTAGTGGCATCAACAATCATTTCTTATATCTTTTGCGTGGAATTTGATCTCATTTGAATTTTATAGACATTCTCTAATGTGCACAAGCTGCTTTTTAAATCTTACGGTTGTAGGTCATGCACACATTATGTCATTAAACATTACCCCCTTATTCTGTCCCATCACCTGGCAATTTTCCGCAGATGCTGGTTTAAAActgtttggtttcattttgctgctgctttcacttataattttgaaaaaataattgatcTTTTGTAATTCTTCAAACATCTTGGTGGTGATATTAAAAAGTCAGAGTATTCTTTTGGGATTGGAGCATCTGAGTTGTATATTCACTTTATGAATAGGGCTTCCATTTTTATCTATAAATAGGAATCCCTTATCATTTTCAGGTGAAGTTAGTCAGTTGGCGGCAAAATGGATACAATACCTTGATAACAGCAGTGGTCAAAACCTGGTGATGTGATTCCAGGAGGAACCTTGATTTGAAATACCTAGAAGTCAGCAACATAACACAATGGTTTCACACACCTGTGGCAGCCCATTGTGGGAACCGTGCTGTTACCATTATCATGTTGTCAGGTGGCCCCGTCTACGTCCTTGGGTGTGAATATTTCACTGGTCCATGCAGGAATAAACGGAGGTCAACCGTACTGCAGGTGGGACACGAGCCACAGAAGGCCATAAAGCTCAGGGCCACCACACATGTGGCCAAAACAAGCTGGTTGTAATCTCCAGTGGGCCTGGGTGGGTGGAGAAGCTGCCAGCTCTTGGTCACACTATTGTTTTGGCATTTTCATCATCCCTGAGTACAACATTCCATTTATTCTGCAACATCTGGCTTTGTGTAAGCACAGTTAAGGTCAGATGTAGTGATCATGGTCAACTCCAGCTGGTGTAGGAGAATCTGATTAGTCAAAACACCCTTGAATTCTAATTTTGCGGAATAGACGCCGCTGCCCATATGTCTGTCGAGTAGTCAGACTCAGAATTATTATTTACAGCCCCTCTAGGGCCGAAGGAGAACTTTTTGCAGTACTCGTCCACTGGATGACCATTAATGGAAGCAGCACAAGCCTTAATCTTCCTTCTTAAAACCATTCCTCTGTTTTAAAAACTGCAAATAAACACCAGAATGAGCGTCTGCAGACATTGCTAGTCATCCCCACGTCGCCAGGGAGGAATGAGTCTGATTCTCATCCAGTCTCACGCTCTCCCGTTGTGGAGCTACAGTGTTAATGGTTATAACCCAAATCAAGTCCTCTGCAACCATTTGCAAATGACTACCAGATGATGACCATAATAATCACAAAACACTCGCGTGTAATTGTTGTTCGTACTGCTGTTTTGCAAGTGGGACATTTGTGGTAAATCTACTTTAAACTCAGCTAAACTACAATTTTGACGTTGTAATGACTGTTTTGGTTCGTACTCTGAGACCTCACACGGAGTCTGGCCGATACGTAAAGATGCAAATAGTGGTTAAGAGTCAGATCCAAATCGATTAATGGACTGTAATGGCTCCAGCGTACTTAAGCTAAGGCCATTGTGGCTGCTATAAACTGTGCTGAATAAAATGTTGGGAGGACACAAAGCGGTCAGATGTCATAGTGATATGTTGACTGCAAAAAAATCTCTGCAAGTTGAGGTGGAAGgatgtgattttaaaagtaATGGAAATGAAACAATCCCATCATTTGTGGTCAAATTCAACAGCTCATTACAGTGTCCAGCCTGTGCAAGTCGCAAACGACGAAAATGTATTTGCAGACCCCACACAATGCAAGTTCATGCACGTGTTcatgtggagggggggggctacATGGActgggaagggggggggtagATGGAGAGATATTAACAGGAAATTGGCATGGCTGATCAGGAAAC
The Antennarius striatus isolate MH-2024 chromosome 17, ASM4005453v1, whole genome shotgun sequence genome window above contains:
- the id3 gene encoding DNA-binding protein inhibitor ID-3, whose translation is MKAISPVRSVRSCYKAVCCISEQSLAISRNKHSCLEEPVGALCDMNDCYSKLKELVPSIPQNESVSQVEILQHVIDYIFDLQIALEAEDSAAPEVLLSIKAADLTRNFSKEEKRLCH